A window from Cyprinus carpio isolate SPL01 unplaced genomic scaffold, ASM1834038v1 S000006488, whole genome shotgun sequence encodes these proteins:
- the LOC109069776 gene encoding C-type mannose receptor 2-like, with protein MERITCMCLLLTAVVSSSAGVQRQYHFVNQMKSWTEAQRYCREHHTDLVTISDIQEQNDIEQAIKSSSDPVWIGLKNTDTWIWSLSDPAFYTEHESQFRNWDTKPHQQPNGDGDCVYLDCGNGQNCGNKQNSGNDLKGQWHDVDCSTTRHFICYNGSSKGFVSVQEKKNWTEAQKYCRENHTDLASVRNQSENQQIQNITTDDQVWIGLHRLWVWSDNSTSTFTHWKPNRPTTSNTNHDDCALIDRQGRWTDEDCSKERPFVCYDDKLVLIRENKTWTEALRHCRNMDMDLVSVDSEQMQRWVKILLMKASASSAHVWLGLRYSSILGVWYWVNGQTVCYDQWASDYDKRWGDCDKTAKSGAIQTRDNHWISRPETEEINFICIK; from the exons atgGAGAGAATCACATGTATGTGTCTTCTGCTCACAG CTGTGGTCAGTTCTTCTGCAGGAGTTCAGCGTCAGTATCACTTTGTGAATCAGATGAAGagctggactgaagctcagagatactgcagagagCATCACACAGATCTGGTCACTATCAGTGACATACAAGAACAGAATGACATTGAACAGGCCATAAAGAGTAGCTCTGACCCTGTCTGGATTGGGCTGAAGAACACAGACACATGGATATGGTCTCTGAGTGACCCTGCCTTCTACACAGAACACGAGTCTCAGTTTAGGAACTGGGACACTAAACCACACCAACAACCAAATGGAGATGGAGACTGTGTTTACCTGGATTGTGGGAATGGACAGAATTGTGGGAATAAACAGAATTCTGGGAATGATCTTAAAGGACAATGGCATGATGTAGACTGTAGTACAACAAGGCATTTCATCTGCTATAATG gCAGCAGTAAAGGATTCGTCTCTGtacaggagaaaaagaactggactgaagctcagaaaTACTGCAGAGAGAATCACACAGATCTGGCCAGCGTGAGGAATCAGAGTGAGAATCAACAGATTCAGAACATCACAACAGATGATCAAGTCTGGATCGGTCTGCACAGACTCTGGGTTTGGTCAGATAACAGCACCTCCACATTCACACACTGGAAACCTAATAGACCCACAACCAGCAACACAAATCATGATGACTGCGCATTGATTGATCGCCAGGGACGGTGGACAGATGAGGACTGTTCAAAAGAGCgtccctttgtgtgttatgatg ATAAGCTGGTTCTGATCCGAGAGAATAAGACGTGGACTGAAGCTCTGAGACACTGCAGAAACATGGACATGGACCTGGTGTCGGTGGATTCGGAGCAGATGCAGCGATGGGTGAAGATCTTGTTGATGAAAGCGAGTGCCTCCTCCGCTCACGTGTGGCTGGGTCTGCGTTACTCCTCGATACTGGGAGTCTGGTACTGGGTCAACGGTCAGACCGTGTGCTACGATCAGTGGGCTTCTGATTACGACAAACGATGGGGTGACTGCGATAAGACGGCAAAATCCGGAGCCATCCAGACCCGTGATAATCACTGGATCAGCCGTCCTGAAACTGAAGAAATCAACTTCATCTGCATCAAGTGA